The genomic DNA CCACCCAGAGCGTCTGCATGCCGGACTGGAGCAATTCGTCCGCCAGCGCGAGCGGGGCACTGCCCGTGTTCGGATCGAGGAAGAGCGGCCCGAGGGCGAGCTCGAGCAGCCTCAACGGGTGGAAGGAGAAGGAGGTGGCCTTCTCGAGCGTGGCCGCGGTGGGTTGCGCGTCCCCGAGCACGCCGAGCACCGGAAGAATCTGCACCGAGGAGAGGAGCACGCCGAGCGCGATCAACAGGAGCGCGCGGGGCACTGCCCGCGCAATCTCGGAGCGCCGGGGGCGCAGCAGCACGAGCCCCAGCAGCGCGCCATTGCACAGGGCGAAGCTCTGGGGATCGCCGCTCAACAGCACGAGACACAGGGGGACGGCGGCGGCGGCGGCGCGGCGCGCGGAGGGCTCGCGCAGGAAGCGTTCGGCGCCCCACAACGCCCAGGGGAACGTCGCGGCCGCCATCAGGTAGAGCAGGTTGTTGCTGATGCACACCAGGTAGCCGCTCAAGGCGTAGGTGAGCCCCGCGAGCAACGCCGCGCCTCGGCCCTGCCCCCACAACCGGGCGAAGCGGTAGGTGCCCGCCAGCGCGGCGACATAGGCGCCCAGGGTGATGAGCTTGAGCGCCGTCTCGAGCGGCAGCAGCAGGTAGAGAAGGTTCGTGGGGTGGAACGCCCCGGAGATGAGCATGCCCGGATAGGGCTGCCCCAGACCGTCGTAGGGGTACCACTCCGGAAACTGGAACTGGGAGACGCGCTCCACCCAGTACTTCTTCAGCGGGTAGTAGACCCGGAGGATGTCGCGCGCGATGAACACCTTGTCGGTGAAGGTCGCGCGGTGGAAGTAGAGGAGCGGAATCGCCAGGGTGGCGAATACCACCGCGAGGCGGCTCCGGGTTGGCGCGGGAAGGGGCATGGGTCGCCGCCCATTAACCTTCTCCGCTCCCGGAGCGACAAGCCATTCCGCGCCTCGCGTCTCACCCGGTGTTGCGCATGCCCCCGGCGATGCCGCTGAGCGTGAGCAGCAGCGGCCGGTCGCAGTGGTCCTCTCCCGCGCGCTTGCGCCGCATGAGCTCCACCTGGAGGAAGGACATGGGATCGATGTAGGGGTTGCGCAGGGCGATGCTCTGCTTGAGCTGCCGGTTGTTGGCGAGCAGGCGCGGCTCTCCCGTCACGCGCTTCACCCACCGCAGGGTGCGCGAGTACTCGGCGCGGATGCGCGCCCACAGGTCCTTCGTGGACTCGGGGGCCAGGGCCGCGTAGCGCGAGGCGATGGCCATGTCCGACTTGGCGAGCACCATGGCCACGTTGTCGATGACGGTGCGGAAGTAGGGCCACTGCTTGTACATGCGGTTGAGCAGCACCAGCCCCTCGGGCCGCGAGCCCAGCGTCTCCAGCGCCGAGCCCACCCCGTACCAACCCGGGAGGATCGCGCGATTCTGCGTCCAGGAGAACACCCAGGGGATGGCGCGCAGGGACTCGAGGCCGCCCGCGGCACGCTTGCTCGGGCGCGAGCCGATGGGCAGGGCGGAGATCTCCTCGATGGGCGTGGCCGCCTGGAAGAAGGGCACGAAGGCTGGATCCTCCCAGACGAGCGCCCGGTAGGCGCGGCGGCCCGTCTCCGCCAGCTCGTCGAAGGCGGCACGGAACGCGGGCTCCTCCTCGGACGCCAGCCGCGGCTGGGCATCGAGCGAGTGCAGCAATACCCCGCCGAGCACCAGCTCCAGGGTGCGCCGCGCCAGCTCGGGACGGGCGTACTTGTGATCCAACGCCTCGCCTTGCTCGGTGGCCTTGTAGGTGCCCGCCACGCTGCCCGGCGGCAACGCGAGGATGGCCGCCTGGGCGGGACCGCCGCCACGCGCCACCGTCTCGCCACGGCCGTGGAACAGGCGCAGGCGCACCCCCGCCTCGTGCGCCACCTGGGTGAGCGCGGACTGGGCCCGGTAGAGCGCGGCGTTGGCGGCCAGCAGCCCCACCTCCTTGCCCGAGTCGCTGTAGCCCACCATCACCTCCTGCACCCCGCGCGCCTTGAGGTGCTGGCGGTACTCCGCGTGGGTGAACAGCGCGCGCAGCACGCCCGGGCCGTCATCGAGCGCCCCGAGTTGTTCGAACAAGGGCACCACGTCCACGGTGGCGCACCCGCGAGCCTCGTCCCAGAGCCCCACGCCCTTGGCGCACTGGAAGGCCGCCAGCACGTCCTCGGCGGTCGAGGCCATGGAGAGGATGAGCGTGCGGCAACACCCCTCCCCCGACTCGGCCTGGGCCTCGCGCATGCGCTGGAGCACCGCGAGCAGCCGCTTGCCGCCCTCGGTCGGCGCGGGGCCGCCATTCAGGGACGCGGCGGCGCTGCGCGCGTCCTCGGCGGGGGCGCGCACCTCCAGCTCGGCGAGGTGGAAGCCCACGGCGCGCACCAGCGCGATGAAGCGGCGGATCTGCCGCACGCCCGCGTGACCCGCCCGGGCCTCGTTGAGCGAGCGCTCCAGCAGCTCCAGATCCCTCAGGAGATCCTGGGGCGAGCGGTAGGCGGCGTCGGGTAGCGGATTCGTCTTCCCGGCGCGGCGGCCCTCGACGTAGACGAGCGCGGCCTGGAGCCGTCCCTCCATGAAGCGCAGCTTGCGGCGCCAGGGCTCGCCCTCGGTACGGGCACCATAGCGCGCCATCACCTCGGGCAGGGCGCGGGCATCCGCGTCAAGCGAGGCCTGGAGTTCATCGGAGACGTGGGTATGGCGCTCGGACTGGGTGAGCACCCACCCCAGCTTGGCGATGTTCTCGCGCAGGGCGCGCAGGCCCCGGGCCCGGTGGGCGCGCAGCGTGTCCGCGAACACCTCGGGCGTCACCAGGGGATTGCCGTCCATGTCGCCGCCCACCCACGAGTGCACCCGCACCGGCGCGACGATGACGCCCAGGGGCTCGCCATAGGCGCGCTCGAAGGCCCAGTTGAGCGTCTCCGGCATGAGCGCGAGCTGCTCGGCCAGCACCTCCTCCACGTACCAGAGGACGTTCTTCACCTCGTCGCCCACCGTGGGGCGCTCGCGGCGCAGCTCGTCCGTCTGCCACAGGGCGGAGATCTCCTCGCGCATGGCCAGGTGCGTGTCCGCCTTCTCGCGGGGCGTGAGCTGGCAGCGGTCGCGGTTCTCCAGGAGCCGGGCGAGCCGGTACGTCTTCTCCAGCACGGTGCGGCGCGCGGCCTGGGTGGGGTGCGCGGTGAGGGTGAGCGTCACGCGCATGGCCTGGAGCGTCTCGCGCAGCTTCGCGGCGCTCACGCCCGCCTGCCGCAGCTGTTGCATCACCGCCTCGAGCGAGCCGCGCTGGGCCCCGCGCTGTCCGCTGATCTGATGCTCGCGGGTGCGGCGCACGCGGTGGTTCTGCTCGGCCAGGTTGACGAGGCGGAAGTAGGTGGAGAAGGCGCGCAGCACGGGCTCGGCCTGCTCCAGGGGCATGCGGCGCAGGAGCGCGGCCAGCTCCGAGGCGGCGGCGCGGCGGCCTGACTTGGGACCCCGGCGCCGCTCGATGGAGAGCCGGCGCACGCGCTCCTCCAGCTCGAAGACGGCCTGACCCTCCTGTTCGATGATGACTTCCCCGAGCAGTTGGCCCAGGAGCCGGACGTCCTGGCGCAGCGGCAGATCCACGTGACGAATGGGAGGCATGACGCGGCACGCTAGGACGCCCCCCGGCGCGGATCCACCCCCGAAAAGGGACTATCCGCGTCCCAACGTCCTCACGTCCCGATGCGGCGCAGGATGAGCAGGGGCCCGTCGTCCACCTTGCGCTCCGTCAGATCGATGGCGCAATCGAGCATCCAGTCGCCATGGCCCTCGGGATCCAACAGGCGCTGCTGGGCGTCCCACTGCCGGGGGCCCGTCTCCTTGAGGAGCGTGTAGGCGGGCCGGCGGGCCTGGGGCGTGAGCACCACGCTGCCGTGCTCCTCGAAGTAGGGAGCCATGGCCGCCTCCAGCTTCGCCGCCGTCCAGGCCTCCCCGCCCGCGTCCAGCCGCAGGAGCGAGACCGCGTCCGCCCACCGGCGCAGGCCGAGCATGCGCACCAGCCGGTACAGCTCGTTGCGCACGTGCGCCGCGAAGGCCCGGGGATCGTCGGTGAGGTCCTGCGGGCGGCGCTCGGCGGGGGCCTCGGGCCGGGGCATGAGCGCCTCGCCCGGGCTCTTCAGCCGCTCCCACTCGTCCAACAGGCTCTGGTCCACGTGGCGGATCATCGCCCGCAGCCACTCGATGATGTCCTTGAGCTCGTCGTTGCGGTAGCGCTCGGGGATGGTCTGGGTGAGGGCCTTGTAGCAATCCCCCAGGTAGCGCATGAGCACGCCCTCGCTGCGCTGCAGGCCGTACTCCCGGATGTAGTCGTGGAACGTCATGTACCGCTCGTACATGTCGCGCAGAATGGACTTGGGCCGGATGTTCTCCGCGCCCACCCACGGGTGCTTGTCCGCGAAGGCGTTGAAGGTCGTGTAGATGAAGTCGCGGTTGGGCTTGGGCCACTCGAGCTTGTCCAGCTCCGCCATGCGCTCGTCGTACTCCATGCCGCGCGCCTTCATCTCGGCGATCTTCTCGCCCTTGAGCTCGTGCAGCTGGGCGTAGAGCACCACCTCGGGGTTCTCCAGGATGGACTCCGCGAGCGTCACCACGTCCAGCGCGTACGTCTCCGACTCGTGGTCCAGCTTGTTGAGCGTGTCCAGCAGGTAGAGCGACAGCGTCTGGTTGAGCGAGAAGTCGCGCTGCAGACCCGGCGCCACCGCCACGCTCGCCCCGCCGCCCCCCTCCCCCTTCTGCACGAGCACGAGGCCCGCGTTGCGCAGGGTGCGGAAGCACGCCGCCGCTTCCTTGAGGTTGCGCTTCTTGATGTAGTCCGAGCCGTGGGAGCGATCGATGAGCCGCACCAGGCGCTGGTAGCCCTCGGCGCCGCCCACCATCTCGCTCTGGAGCAGGTTGAGCAGGAAGCCGTGCGTCACCTCGAAGCGCGACTCCAGGGCCTCGGGCAGGCCCGTCTGCAGCCGCTCGAAGGTGTTCTTGTCGTAGTTGACGAAGCCCTTCTGCGGCGGAGGCTTGCGCGGCAGGCGCTTGCCGCCCTTGGCCTCCTTCTGGGCGATCTTCACGTTCTCGATGACGTGCTCGGGCGCCTGGGCCACCACGCTGCCCTGGGTGTCGAAGCCCTTGCGGCCCGCGCGCCCGGCGATCTGCTGGAAGTCGCGCACGCTCAGCGTGGCCAGCTTCTCGCCGTTGAACTTGAAGAGCTGGGTGAAGAGCACCGTGCGGATGGGGATGTTCACCCCCACGCCCAGCGTGTCCGTGCCGCTGATGACCTTGAGCAGGCCCGTCTGCGCGAGCCGCTCCACCAGCAGCCGGTACTTGGGCAGGAGGCCCGCGTGGTGCATGCCGATGCCGTGGCGCAGGAAGCGCTGGAACTCCTTGCCGTAGGGCGTGTCGAAGGGCGCCTCCTGCAGCGCCAGGCGGATGGCCTCCTTCTCCTCCTTGGTGGAGAAGTCCACGCTCATCAGGTTCTGCGCCTGCTCGGCCGCCGCGCGCTGGGAGAAGTTCACCAAGTAGATGGGCGCCTTCCTCTGGCGGATGAGGTCCTGGATGGTCTCGTGCAGGGGCGTCTCGCGGTACTCGAAGTCCAGGGGCACCGGGCGCACCGCGCTGCGCACGCTCACCACCTCACGGCCGGTGAACTCCTGGAGCTTCTCCTCGATGACGTGCGTGTCGCCGAGCGTGGCCGACATCATCAGGAAGGTGGTGCCCGGCAGGGTGATGAGGGGAATCTGCCAGGCGATGCCACGCTCGCGGTCCGCGTAGTAGTGGAACTCGTCCATCACCACGTAGTCCGCGCGCAGCATGGCGTCGCGCAGGCCGAGGTTGGCGAGGATCTCCGCGGTGCAGCAAATGATGGGCGCCTCGCGGTTGATGGCCGCGTCGCCGGTGAGCAGGCCCACGTTCTCCGCGCCAAAGGCCTCGCACAGGGCGAAGAACTTCTCGTTGACGAGCGCCTTGATGGGGCAGGTGTAGAAGGACACCTTGCCCTCGGCCATGGCCTTGAAGTGCAGCGCCATGGCCACCAGCG from Melittangium boletus DSM 14713 includes the following:
- a CDS encoding DEAD/DEAH box helicase codes for the protein MVTTESPRAPLAALLPERSQGPLDSDEILSRFVGWVESTGLALYPAQEEAILELLGGKHLFLKTPTGSGKSLVAMALHFKAMAEGKVSFYTCPIKALVNEKFFALCEAFGAENVGLLTGDAAINREAPIICCTAEILANLGLRDAMLRADYVVMDEFHYYADRERGIAWQIPLITLPGTTFLMMSATLGDTHVIEEKLQEFTGREVVSVRSAVRPVPLDFEYRETPLHETIQDLIRQRKAPIYLVNFSQRAAAEQAQNLMSVDFSTKEEKEAIRLALQEAPFDTPYGKEFQRFLRHGIGMHHAGLLPKYRLLVERLAQTGLLKVISGTDTLGVGVNIPIRTVLFTQLFKFNGEKLATLSVRDFQQIAGRAGRKGFDTQGSVVAQAPEHVIENVKIAQKEAKGGKRLPRKPPPQKGFVNYDKNTFERLQTGLPEALESRFEVTHGFLLNLLQSEMVGGAEGYQRLVRLIDRSHGSDYIKKRNLKEAAACFRTLRNAGLVLVQKGEGGGGASVAVAPGLQRDFSLNQTLSLYLLDTLNKLDHESETYALDVVTLAESILENPEVVLYAQLHELKGEKIAEMKARGMEYDERMAELDKLEWPKPNRDFIYTTFNAFADKHPWVGAENIRPKSILRDMYERYMTFHDYIREYGLQRSEGVLMRYLGDCYKALTQTIPERYRNDELKDIIEWLRAMIRHVDQSLLDEWERLKSPGEALMPRPEAPAERRPQDLTDDPRAFAAHVRNELYRLVRMLGLRRWADAVSLLRLDAGGEAWTAAKLEAAMAPYFEEHGSVVLTPQARRPAYTLLKETGPRQWDAQQRLLDPEGHGDWMLDCAIDLTERKVDDGPLLILRRIGT
- a CDS encoding phosphoenolpyruvate carboxylase, whose amino-acid sequence is MPPIRHVDLPLRQDVRLLGQLLGEVIIEQEGQAVFELEERVRRLSIERRRGPKSGRRAAASELAALLRRMPLEQAEPVLRAFSTYFRLVNLAEQNHRVRRTREHQISGQRGAQRGSLEAVMQQLRQAGVSAAKLRETLQAMRVTLTLTAHPTQAARRTVLEKTYRLARLLENRDRCQLTPREKADTHLAMREEISALWQTDELRRERPTVGDEVKNVLWYVEEVLAEQLALMPETLNWAFERAYGEPLGVIVAPVRVHSWVGGDMDGNPLVTPEVFADTLRAHRARGLRALRENIAKLGWVLTQSERHTHVSDELQASLDADARALPEVMARYGARTEGEPWRRKLRFMEGRLQAALVYVEGRRAGKTNPLPDAAYRSPQDLLRDLELLERSLNEARAGHAGVRQIRRFIALVRAVGFHLAELEVRAPAEDARSAAASLNGGPAPTEGGKRLLAVLQRMREAQAESGEGCCRTLILSMASTAEDVLAAFQCAKGVGLWDEARGCATVDVVPLFEQLGALDDGPGVLRALFTHAEYRQHLKARGVQEVMVGYSDSGKEVGLLAANAALYRAQSALTQVAHEAGVRLRLFHGRGETVARGGGPAQAAILALPPGSVAGTYKATEQGEALDHKYARPELARRTLELVLGGVLLHSLDAQPRLASEEEPAFRAAFDELAETGRRAYRALVWEDPAFVPFFQAATPIEEISALPIGSRPSKRAAGGLESLRAIPWVFSWTQNRAILPGWYGVGSALETLGSRPEGLVLLNRMYKQWPYFRTVIDNVAMVLAKSDMAIASRYAALAPESTKDLWARIRAEYSRTLRWVKRVTGEPRLLANNRQLKQSIALRNPYIDPMSFLQVELMRRKRAGEDHCDRPLLLTLSGIAGGMRNTG